From one Meles meles chromosome 18, mMelMel3.1 paternal haplotype, whole genome shotgun sequence genomic stretch:
- the COIL gene encoding coilin isoform X1: MAASETVRLRLQFDYPPPATPHCTAFWLLVDLNRCRVVTDLISLIRQRFGFSSGAPLGLYLEGGLLPPAESARLVRDNDCLRVKLEERAAAEDTVTVKNGDDSHLLPRKAKKRAFKLEDGEETELDYKNLKKQWKKQENNIDEKTLDLEPKAVTDPSVRKKSKRKSKAMCSVVDGDDEGTKRKSPKRKEKCEYKKQTKNSRSSKAQTVKDWAAPNCGPLKGSPARNSLVKAKRKGGTSISTKDSPISSSESESYHESTSDGLSHVILEVRNSSEKILTESSKEGPSTKNTAANKVTTKTGFSSTAVKGKTTRTSSSSSDSSSESDDQSTVSKSTPERTAGFLKPVGLFAGRGCTGPGPCSQPPTAAAWKHSDANSVRPAPSAAPPNVTLPAGLGRGWGRGEDLLSWKGARGRGIRGRGRGRGQAISFVLNRNADYQKHQQLNEMVTNTSTIIQNPVETPKKDYSLLPLLAAAPQVGEKIAFKLLELTSDYSPDVSDYKEGKILSHNPETQQVDIEILSSLPAMKEPGKFDLVYHNENGAEVVEYAVTQEKRVGALHFLRLLGPPFSRLATGSLEDHCFLERID; this comes from the exons ATGGCGGCTTCCGAGACGGTTAGGCTACGGCTTCAATTCGATTATCCGCCGCCAGCTACTCCGCACTGCACGGCCTTCTGGCTTCTTGTCGACTTGAACAGATGTCGAGTGGTCACGGATCTCATTAGTCTCATCCGCCAGCGCTTCGGCTTCAGTTCTGGGGCTCCCCTGGGCCTCTACTTGGAGGGGGGACTATTGCCCCCCGCCGAGAGCGCGCGCCTGGTACGAGACAACGATTGCCTCAG AGTTAAATTAGAAGAGAGAGCAGCTGCTGAGGATACTGTGACAGTCAAAAATGGTGATGATAGTCATTTATTACctagaaaagcaaagaagaggGCATTTAAGTTGGAGGACGGTGAAGAAACTGAACTAGattacaaaaatttaaagaaacagtgGAAGAAGCAAGAGAACAATATTGATGAGAAGACCTTGGATCTGGAACCAAAAGCCGTCACAGATCCGAGTGtgaggaaaaaaagcaagaggaAGAGCAAAGCCATGTGTAGTGTTGTGGATGGTGATGACGAAGGAACCAAAAGAAAATCaccaaagagaaaggagaaatgtgAATATAAAAAACAGACGAAAAACTCCAGGTCTTCCAAAGCACAGACAGTGAAGGACTGGGCTGCCCCGAACTGTGGTCCTCTGAAAGGCTCGCCCGCTAGAAATAGCCTTGTCAAAGCCAAAAGGAAAGGTGGCACGAGCATTAGTACAAAAGATAGTCCCATTTCCTCCTCAGAGTCTGAGTCTTACCATGAATCAACCAGTGATGGTCTCAGCCATGTCATCTTGGAGGTCAGAAATTCTTCAGAGAAAATACTGACTGAGTCATCAAAGGAAGGACCCTCTACCAAAAACACAGCTGCAAACAAAGTGACCACCAAAACTGGCTTCAGCTCTACTGCCGTCAAAGGCAAGACGACTAGAACGTCATCTTCCAGTTCAGACTCTAGCTCAGAGTCAGATGACCAGAGCACGGTGTCCAAGAGCACCCCGGAGCGCACTGCCGGCTTCTTAAAGCCAGTAGGCCTCTTTGCGGGACGAGGCTGTACAGGCCCAGGGCCCTGCTCACAGCCTCCCACTGCTGCCGCCTGGAAGCATTCTGATGCCAACAGTGTCAGACCGGCCCCTTCTGCTGCTCCTCCCAACGTGACTCTCCCCGCCGGTTTGGGAAGaggttgggggagaggagaggacctTCTTTCTTGGAAGGGGGCTAGGGGCCGGGGCATACGGGGGAGAGGCCGAGGCCGAGGGCAGGCCATTTCCTTTGTGTTAAATAGAAATGCGGACTATCAGAAGCACCAGCAATTAAATGAAATGGTCACGAACACATCTACTATTATCCAG aatccaGTAGAGACACCCAAGAAGGACTACAGTTTGTTACCACTGTTAGCAGCTGCTCCTCAAGTTGGAGAAAAGATTGCGtttaag cTTTTGGAACTAACATCTGATTATTCTCCTGATGTCTCTGATTATAAG gaaggaaaaatactaAGCCACAATCCAGAGACCCAGCAAGTAGATATAGAAATTCTTTCGTCCTTACCTG CCATGAAAGAACCTGGGAAATTTGATTTGGTTTATCACAACGAAAATGGAGCTGAGGTAGTGGAGTACGCTGTGACGCAAGAGAAGAGGGTAGGCGCGCTTCACTTCTTGCGATTGCTTGGTCCTCCGTTCTCTCGACTGGCTACTGGCAGTCTGGAAG ATCACTGTTTTTTGGAGAGAATTGATTGA
- the COIL gene encoding coilin isoform X2, translated as MAASETVRLRLQFDYPPPATPHCTAFWLLVDLNRCRVVTDLISLIRQRFGFSSGAPLGLYLEGGLLPPAESARLVRDNDCLRVKLEERAAAEDTVTVKNGDDSHLLPRKAKKRAFKLEDGEETELDYKNLKKQWKKQENNIDEKTLDLEPKAVTDPSVRKKSKRKSKAMCSVVDGDDEGTKRKSPKRKEKCEYKKQTKNSRSSKAQTVKDWAAPNCGPLKGSPARNSLVKAKRKGGTSISTKDSPISSSESESYHESTSDGLSHVILEVRNSSEKILTESSKEGPSTKNTAANKVTTKTGFSSTAVKGKTTRTSSSSSDSSSESDDQSTVSKSTPERTAGFLKPVGLFAGRGCTGPGPCSQPPTAAAWKHSDANSVRPAPSAAPPNVTLPAGLGRGWGRGEDLLSWKGARGRGIRGRGRGRGQAISFVLNRNADYQKHQQLNEMVTNTSTIIQNPVETPKKDYSLLPLLAAAPQVGEKIAFKLLELTSDYSPDVSDYKEGKILSHNPETQQVDIEILSSLPAMKEPGKFDLVYHNENGAEVVEYAVTQEKRITVFWRELIDPRLIVEPPSTIPSTEPA; from the exons ATGGCGGCTTCCGAGACGGTTAGGCTACGGCTTCAATTCGATTATCCGCCGCCAGCTACTCCGCACTGCACGGCCTTCTGGCTTCTTGTCGACTTGAACAGATGTCGAGTGGTCACGGATCTCATTAGTCTCATCCGCCAGCGCTTCGGCTTCAGTTCTGGGGCTCCCCTGGGCCTCTACTTGGAGGGGGGACTATTGCCCCCCGCCGAGAGCGCGCGCCTGGTACGAGACAACGATTGCCTCAG AGTTAAATTAGAAGAGAGAGCAGCTGCTGAGGATACTGTGACAGTCAAAAATGGTGATGATAGTCATTTATTACctagaaaagcaaagaagaggGCATTTAAGTTGGAGGACGGTGAAGAAACTGAACTAGattacaaaaatttaaagaaacagtgGAAGAAGCAAGAGAACAATATTGATGAGAAGACCTTGGATCTGGAACCAAAAGCCGTCACAGATCCGAGTGtgaggaaaaaaagcaagaggaAGAGCAAAGCCATGTGTAGTGTTGTGGATGGTGATGACGAAGGAACCAAAAGAAAATCaccaaagagaaaggagaaatgtgAATATAAAAAACAGACGAAAAACTCCAGGTCTTCCAAAGCACAGACAGTGAAGGACTGGGCTGCCCCGAACTGTGGTCCTCTGAAAGGCTCGCCCGCTAGAAATAGCCTTGTCAAAGCCAAAAGGAAAGGTGGCACGAGCATTAGTACAAAAGATAGTCCCATTTCCTCCTCAGAGTCTGAGTCTTACCATGAATCAACCAGTGATGGTCTCAGCCATGTCATCTTGGAGGTCAGAAATTCTTCAGAGAAAATACTGACTGAGTCATCAAAGGAAGGACCCTCTACCAAAAACACAGCTGCAAACAAAGTGACCACCAAAACTGGCTTCAGCTCTACTGCCGTCAAAGGCAAGACGACTAGAACGTCATCTTCCAGTTCAGACTCTAGCTCAGAGTCAGATGACCAGAGCACGGTGTCCAAGAGCACCCCGGAGCGCACTGCCGGCTTCTTAAAGCCAGTAGGCCTCTTTGCGGGACGAGGCTGTACAGGCCCAGGGCCCTGCTCACAGCCTCCCACTGCTGCCGCCTGGAAGCATTCTGATGCCAACAGTGTCAGACCGGCCCCTTCTGCTGCTCCTCCCAACGTGACTCTCCCCGCCGGTTTGGGAAGaggttgggggagaggagaggacctTCTTTCTTGGAAGGGGGCTAGGGGCCGGGGCATACGGGGGAGAGGCCGAGGCCGAGGGCAGGCCATTTCCTTTGTGTTAAATAGAAATGCGGACTATCAGAAGCACCAGCAATTAAATGAAATGGTCACGAACACATCTACTATTATCCAG aatccaGTAGAGACACCCAAGAAGGACTACAGTTTGTTACCACTGTTAGCAGCTGCTCCTCAAGTTGGAGAAAAGATTGCGtttaag cTTTTGGAACTAACATCTGATTATTCTCCTGATGTCTCTGATTATAAG gaaggaaaaatactaAGCCACAATCCAGAGACCCAGCAAGTAGATATAGAAATTCTTTCGTCCTTACCTG CCATGAAAGAACCTGGGAAATTTGATTTGGTTTATCACAACGAAAATGGAGCTGAGGTAGTGGAGTACGCTGTGACGCAAGAGAAGAGG ATCACTGTTTTTTGGAGAGAATTGATTGATCCAAGATTGATTGTTGAACCTCCGAGTACCATACCAAGTacagagcctgcttga